A stretch of the Syntrophorhabdaceae bacterium genome encodes the following:
- a CDS encoding cache domain-containing protein: protein MRRVVAGVAMVCMLVFGVVGFSVSKDSATDAEGLVKKAIAAYKGQGKEKAFAEIDDPNGRFKKGDLYVFVYDMAGTAVARPVTKGLIGKNIIESKDPDGKFYVKERIDLVKTKGKGWQDYKFLNPTTNKYEDKTAYVEGYDGYVFGCGIYK from the coding sequence ATGAGAAGAGTAGTTGCTGGAGTGGCGATGGTCTGTATGCTTGTATTTGGTGTGGTGGGTTTTTCCGTTTCGAAGGATAGTGCGACGGATGCGGAAGGCCTTGTAAAAAAGGCGATTGCCGCTTATAAGGGGCAAGGGAAGGAGAAAGCCTTCGCGGAGATTGACGATCCCAACGGCAGATTCAAGAAAGGCGATCTCTACGTTTTTGTGTACGATATGGCTGGCACAGCGGTGGCGCGTCCAGTGACTAAGGGATTAATAGGAAAAAATATCATTGAATCCAAAGACCCGGACGGCAAATTCTATGTGAAGGAGAGGATCGACCTGGTAAAGACCAAGGGCAAGGGGTGGCAGGATTATAAGTTTCTCAACCCAACTACGAACAAGTATGAAGACAAAACTGCATATGTCGAGGGGTACGACGGCTACGTATTCGGTTGCGGCATATATAAATAG